The Cydia splendana chromosome 7, ilCydSple1.2, whole genome shotgun sequence genome contains the following window.
ttaataattgAACATCATTTGAACATGTATGGAATTATGGAAAATGGGCATTTTGGTCGGGTATCaccaagttttttttaattttgtaaaataattttaaagcaTAGACCTAGTATTATTTAGAATAGATGAGCTATACGCAAGCACCCGTGAGGGACAGAACATATGCAAAGCGActaaattaaaaacacgttttaacattacTGACAATATACCATAAACAACCTACGTAAATCGGATTAATTGTTGCCCACCAATCAAGGTTTGATGTACAGAAGggttgcctccctgtcgcacttgtaaattcgtacgtaagtgtgacagggaggcaaccattcgaacgtggttcgcggtagaccctcagttGCTGCAGAGTTAGTGACAATTTGATTGCAGGGCGGGTAGGGGGGGAGGCACTTAACTCTCCATCCGTCATATCCGtgcactgacttaatattagaaatagacacacagagcggaacaaaaacgtcaacaaaatgtgggtcagaatgacattagcggaaaatttgcattgatgataaaaacgcttacgtaaattttgagtcaagataaatattttgtacggaaaagaacttactgtcgtaagcattaagtgtcaaatttgtaaacattagtaccaacactgttaaaacttttaagtccgatggcactaaacgtaacgtcaccattgtatttacgtcaaacaacgtcaaacgagaataatgaacgaatagagtccctttggtacattttaataggtattactgtacagaaaaatcaaagtaataaatgaaacaaatttaatttgatcgggagttcaaataaaattaattcatggtaacaacccttgtaagttatcataaaacaaatttatttttaataagtaagcattcgtctttaaatactattttccttgaaataaattcaacttattaaataactgtgtattttagatctacataataaTCTTCGCGCTTtagttctttgcaatatagtgcacggggacatttaggtcgctactggtactgattggttatggtctttatcaaaaaatcctgtggttgtcactgtgttcagacaggtttagcatttacagttagtcgatgaccttattggtcgtgtatatgtcggaaacaaggaaatgggctgaacacacaagtgccgttttgcctttgtttaaaactgcgtcacccctatctcttgctataatagcagtccactctgcacgtcgcataggttttcttggaaatcttgaatttaaacataatattatatgttacgaattccatataaaaataaaaaagtattaacctcacatcgactcattagatttttgttcctacacatcccttctttggtactaacaaaataatttattcaaaaccatgaaattaccaccagattacataaattatgtaatgctatccaaagcactaaccgaaagaaatacattccatgctttttccttgttttatcattgttatttttgcatatttttacgacattgttgacaacttcacatttgagcggtccatacaagactaaacgaaaaagtaacgcgtgatctgttttaacgttacttttgcggggccattttttgcggctgattgggtatccagttcttattctatatcaatgtatCCGTGTTTGAAGTTTGGATGCCtctttaataaaattttaagtgGAAAATAACACCCGATTAATGTCAATAACAAAGTTGTTACCAAACAATATTCGTCCTTATTTTGTAGTTGAGAAGGTTAGTATCCTTTAAACGCATGTTATTATCAGAATCCATTTGCATTGCAcacactgacttaatattagaaatagacacacagagcggaacaaaaacgtcaacaaaatgtgggtcagaatgacattagcggaaaatttgcattgatgataaaaacgcttacgtaaattttgagtcaagataaatattttgtacggaaaagaacttactgtcgtaagcattaagtgtcaaatttgtaaacattagtaccaacactgttaaaacttttaagtccgatggcactaaacgtaacgtcaccattgtatttacgtcaaacaacgtcaaacgagaataatgaacgaatagagtccctttggtacattttaataggtattactgtacagaaaaatcaaagtaataaatgaaacaaatttaatttgatcgggagttcaaataaaattaattcatggtaacaacccttgtaagttatcataaaacaaatttatttttaataagtaagcattcgtctttaaatactattttccttgaaataaattcaacttattaaataactgtgtattttagatctacataataaTCTTCGCGCTTtagttctttgcaatatagtgcacggggacatttaggtcgctactggtactgattggttatggtctttatcaaaaaatcctgtggttgtcactgtgttcagacaggtttagcatttacagttagtcgatgaccttattggtcgtgtatatgtcggaaacaaggaaatgggctgaacacacaagtgccgttttgcctttgtttaaaactgcgtcacccctatctcttgctataatagcagtccactctgcacgtcgcataggttttcttggaaatcttgaatttaaacataatattatatgttacgaattccatataaaaataaaaaagtattaacctcacatcgactcattagatttttgttcctacacatcccttctttggtactaacaaaataatttattcaaaaccatgaaattaccaccagattacataaattatgtaatgctatccaaagcactaaccgaaagaaatacattccatgctttttccttgttttatcattgttatttttgcatatttttacgacattgttgacaacttcacatttgagcggtccatacaagactaaacgaaaaagtaacgcgtgatctgttttaacgttacttttgcggggccattttttgcggctgattgggtatccagttcttattctatatcaatgattGCACAGCTTCGCTGTACCGAAACCGGCTCAAGCTATCGCAAAGTTAGTTTAGGTAAGTTTATTAATTAATCTCTAATTACTTATAACACGTTTATAAATCCAGTAGTTTATCGATGTACAACGTTACTGAAGTTATTGCAGCTCGATTTCGACAGCTATTAAACCACAAAAGGGTTATCAATTTCCTCGTGGTAAAATGTTGTGGTTAACTAGTGTTGAAACTTAACAAAGTTTTAAATATACTGTATATTTCTTGTTCAGTTCTAATCCTAAAACATTATAGTGATTGCTCGTATGACTCGTATCAAGTTATCATCAACAGTATCTCAgcagtgtttaaaatattaaatcataGGTTGTATGTACATGTATAACTTTGTATACCTATTTTAAGGGAAGGAAGTTggaatttatacatttttagaaGGTCTTAAACTCATTGTCTAAATAATCGCGTACAGaagtagataaaatgtattatcaaaattatttttataatttggtGCATAGGTACCTAACATGATTTAACTGCATTTTGAAATGTAGCTTTAGAGTTAATAATTACATAGATTTTTGAATTTATAAGGTGTCCAAATGTTACTTAAGACTTAAGAGCATAACATATTGacattttaaaaaaatctgcCAATCTATTTTTTCTCGCTCATTTGATTATATTGTAATAGTAAATTAAGACCCTAATTGGAATGGTTATCATGAAATTCATTAATCAAATCTTTCTTTCCTTGGTAATCTTCCATAAATTCCAATTATTAACTAAATCAACTTTACAACTTATATTGATAATCACTATAATCAGCAATTAAAGTTGTTTGCTCTAACTAGTCTAACTTATCAACTGACTGAAAGTGAAATATTTGTCAATTATATCATCACATACATAAGACAACAACAATAATATTTTCATCACAATGTTGACTGACGTAAGGCAGTCAGGGCTGTCACATGCAAACAATATTAAATCCATCTATGATTTCATAATAAAGTGCTACGGAATAATTTAATATCATCTCAAGTGTGGTCGCCAGCATTTTGGGGAGTTTCCCGGAAGCGGGTTAGTTGAGggagattttttatatttagttatgttttagttttatctaGTTATAGCTTGATTAGGTTAAGGTTAAGTAGCAGTAATTAGTTTTaagtgtgattttttttttgacgtaatacttttaatatgtatgtatatgtgatTACTATTTgtggaaataaaatataatatacttgAGTGTAGTCAATATTTATAGGTATAGCAATTTCTACatcataataaataacaaatcaACCTTCATTTGCGCTCATACTATCATTACATAGATACATAATGATTCATTATGTATCTATGtaaaaactctttattgtacaaaacacaaaagtatggcacaggataggcaggaATTATAATGTCAAAACCAAATTGTTCTCGTCAGAccgaggtaggtaggtactattatttattttgtgaccGAGGTATgataataagtattttattttatttaaaaggtcTGCCAACAGCGGTTACAATGATACATTGTTAGGTAGGTATGGTACATTAGATTGGTATCTTAAGCTAATTGCACCCAGCTTATTATAGAAAACTCCACTTGTGTAAACCTAAGTTGTATTGTACTTAAATATATGAACCATAAAATTGCACAATAAAGGCGCATCTAGTcttaattttcaataaaaaagttgtaatgattcaaaaatataatttgaaaTATCTAAAGAAAACATTATTTCTTGGCTCGTGCCTATGTTTTTGTTGTTGCAAACTTCAACATTTTAAGCATCacttttttgagttgacatcttattgcaaAATGAATGTGGTTTTGTGGGGGAcatatttttgctaaacaccatccaatTGGCAATTAGGTTAACTTCAGAATTTTCAGGTGTGGTAGTGTTTTCTATATTATACTTTaatattattcaaaaatatataagtaaagcaagttaataaaaacctAAACATTTTGATTTAGGTGAAGCCaagaatttatttaaaataacagaTTTTGTTCAACCCTatgaatatatgtaataaacaaGCTGTTGTTATCAGGAACCCCTGCGAAAGGTCATCCCATATTAACACAGGCGATTGCTGACTCTCAGTTGATTTCTACTTCTTCTAACATACAGACATGGCAGCCAATGGAAAGTTAggtaagttattttttttttttactagcatAGCACACCATGTGGTTATAACTGGTCTGGGCCCATAACCTTTTGAAAAGTCAGACTTACATTCGAATAGAAGTCAGTAAGTACAAAACATAACCTGATGGCCTATTTATTTAGTGTCGATTTTACTGATTTAAGGACCATAAAAACCTAATTCCATAGGCTTAATCTCATACCGTTATTTTTATACCATGTTGCTGGCAAACAAGCATAaagcccgcctgatggtaagcagtcaccatAATAGACTCCGGCAATTAACTTcataacctaacccaattttcaAACTTCATAATatgagataaataaaaaatataatacattttatttttaaatatgtatacctaacCCTATGCTATGAAGGCGAGGATACAACTGTCTAAAAAAATTTAGATAagagaatttaaaataaaatcaaaaactttCCTACCTACAAATAGCTTGTAGGCAATAGGTATGTAGGGTCACACGTTGttgatttaaattaatgaaCATCTATATTTTGTGCTTCAAGTTAAATTTCAAGTCATAAAATTCTCAAAATTATACTTTCCAGCGCTTCTTAGCGTCTCCGACAAAACCGGCCTAGTGCCGCTAGCCAAATGCCTGTCAGAGATCGGACTTGGTCTCGTCAGTACTGGGGGCACGGCGTCCGCGCTTCGCGCCGCCGGGCTGCAAGTGCGCGACGTGGCCGACATCACTGGAGCCCCGGAGATGCTTGGTGGACGAGTCAAGTCCCTGCATCCTGCAGTACACGGCGGCATTCTGGCGAGGTGAATATTTCTACATATTTATAACTTAAATTAGTGGTTCACTGAGAAGGTATGGGTGCGGGAGAGGTATTGTGACTTGTCATGCGCTGATTAGCAAGTGTGATAACATTAACAATGTTATTGATGCTATGTtaattgcttctaaaaatgaGTCGGATACAACTGCGTTCAGTAAGTCTACCcattatagttttgatataaaacagcaatgaatgtttttttaaatcttcTGAGAACCTATTGCCATTTCTTTGTGGAATTTGACATTtaatacaaatattaaaaaaaagatttcTGGAAGTCTGTGTTTGGGTTATCATCAAGAAATGCATTAATATTGAACCAGAATTGTTTTTGTGGGATTCATCCTTACGATCATAAAATAAGAGACACACACACATTGATCAGCAGATAAATATAAATCGGTCATTTCAAATTAGTgttcttaatttttaattttcatatttcatattttttcatttatttcccaGGCTAACTGACTCCGACCAGGCCGACATGAAACGCCAGAAGTTCGACATGATCAGCGTAGTGGTGTGCAACCTCTACCCCTTCGTCGACACCGTTGCCAAGCCCGACGTGACCATCGCAGACGCTGTGGAAAACATCGATATCGGTGGAGTGACCCTCCTCCGCGCCGCGGCGAAGAATCACGACCGTGTCACGATCTTATGTGATCCTAGTGATTACGTCAGTGTTATTGAGGAGTTGAAGCAGAAGAAACAGACTTCTTTGGAAACTAGGTTAGTATAGTAAAAGctataaaacaatacagtcatGGACGAAGCTgtctagacagggcaatcgtTCGGGGTGTGGGGTGCTATATTTAAGAGGAGTTTCGAAAAATCATGGTTGTGTCAAACTTTTTTGACGTAGCGTTATCATCCGTCTATCCTATATACTCGTAGTAGCGTTATCATGAAACATAAATAGCAAAGTTACTATGTGTCAATCAATATCTTGTATTGTGATAACCTTTCGGCTGCTCTTCAATTATAATTTAGCCTTATGTAAATCTGGCTCAAGgagcttaatttaatttaatatcgaCCACCTTCTAGTAATATaacaataaaaagttatattcAGGATATACTTTGGTGATTGATTTTATACCTTATCATAATCATCATAAAGTTTATATTCTAGATATATTACAAGCGGCATGATTTAAACATCGACTTTATTCACTCCCCGTTAAGGCAAAAAAATCGAATGTATTTTAACCATCTgctactttattattattatatgtgaATGCATGCACAGACAGCTTAAAGCTGATACGTGCACATCAATGTCCACTTGTGTTTTATAGTCTACGAAAGTGTTCATCAAGTTTGTTTTTAAGAGTTTATCGAAGGTGCACTGATCACTGACCCTGGTAAACTGTTCCACACTTTCACTTCATAtcaatttcattattattaaagcTAAATTCTAAGACATATTCTAAAGATAGGCCCTGTGTCCAGGCAAAAGTTGGCCCTGAAGGCTTTCACCCACACCGCGGAATACGACACGGCGATTTCTGACTACTTCCGCAAGCAATACTCGGCAGGGAAAGCGCAGATGACCTTACGTTATGGTAAGTGTTAAACCCCAATGTTTGGCCGACTAGCTAATTACTTAATGTAATATTTGGAGAATTAAGAAAACTTCAAGATATATTCCAAAGTTGTAATGGTTTGCCTCTTAAGGTCAAGGCAGAAACCTCAGCCCGAACAGTGGCTCAGTCGCCCAAATATTGCCTCCCTCGTGTTGAAGTTAGGTTGAGTGAGCCACTGTACCCGGCCTTTTTCTACCGAGTCACTGTTCCCTCCTTGACCATAAGTATTATGCACATACTCGTAAGCTCGCGCCACGCTTTCTTATCTTTAGCAACAGTTTTTAACATAGCTCCTACTAAGTCTAACGTCTTTACCACACCTCAAGTAACAGTCatttgaatttagaatttaCTGCGTGAGAATACGGTAAAAAATTGAATGAATTTGACCACATCCATAACTCCTGAAGTTCTTGATGTtctgcccttaccgggattcgaacccgagacttactaaaaattaaaatgcaATTACAGGCATGAACCCCCACCAGAAGCCAGCCCAAGTGTTCACAACCCGCGACCACCTGCCGCTGTCAACCATCAACGGTTCCCCCGGTTTCATCAACCTGTGTGACGCGCTCAACGCGTGGCAACTAGTCCGGGAACTGAAGCAGGCCCTTGGGGTGCCGGCCGCCACTAGCTTCAAGCATGTGTCGCCCGCTGGCGCCGCTATTGGATTACCTCTTACGGAGCAGGAGGTTAGACTAGATATTTTGTTAGGAAATAAGACATCCTTTTAGTATATACCATAGAATTCAATAGTGAATAATTTAATGAAATTGTTCCAGGCCGCAGTATGTATGGTAGCAGACCTACTCCCCTCTCTCACCCCCCTCGCCTGCGCCTACGCTCGCGCGCGCGGCGCCGACCGCATGAGCTCGTTCGGAGACTTCGTGGCCTTGTCTGATGAGTGTGACGAGGTTACTGCTAGGATCATCTCGAGAGAGGTGTCCGATGGTGTCATCGCGCCTGGATATAGCAAGGGAGCGTTGGAACTATTGAAAAAGAAGAAGGGTGGAAGCTATTGCGTTCTGCAGGTGagcttaaaaacttaaaactagGGTGGACCGCATTTGTGACTTTTCAAGGGGTCTAACATGTTGGTCTCTAAGAAATTTTTGAGCGTACACAAAAATTGAATCAATCAGCAtcaaaaataattaggtacgtTTTTGTTCGCTGACTCTCCCAAAATCTGTTAATTCCCAACATAGTAAATTACTAAGTTAGGGAAGGTCTCCTAAAACTATTTTCGAGTAGCAACACGGTATCAAGCCTTATTTAAAAAATCCACCCTTTATACATCCACATTATAATCTATTTTTCGTATTTCACTTAAAACCACATTCTACATTTAACTTTCTAGATGGACCCCACCTACGACCCAGCCCTCCTAGAACAAAAGACCATCTTCGGTCTAACCCTAGAACAGAAGAGGAATGACGCTGTAATCACCCCGGACTTGTTCAAGAACGTCGTGACCGACAAGAAGGCGCTGCCTGAGAACGCTGTTAGAGACCTCATCGTGGCTACGATTGCGCTCAAATATACGCAGAGCAATTCTGTGTGCTTCGCTAGGGACGGACAGGTTAGTAATAGCACAGAATACCATCTTCGGTCTAACCCTAGAACAGAAGAGGAACGACGCTGTAATCACCCCGGACTTGTTCAAGAACGTCGTGACGTGACTGACAAGAAAGCGCTGCCTGAGAACGCTGTTAGATACCTCATCGTGGCTACGATCGTGCTCAAATATACGCGAGCAATTCTGTGTGCTTCGCTAGGGACGGACAGGTTAGTAATAGCACACAAGACCATCTTCGGTCTAACCCTAGAACAGAAGAGAAACGACGCTGTAATCACCCCGGACTTGTTCAAGAACGTCGTGACCGACAAGAAGGTGCTGCCTGAGAGCGCTGTTAGAGACCTCATCGTGGCTACGATCGCGCTCAAATATACGCAGAGCAATTCTGTGTGCTTCGCAAGAGATGGACAGGTTAGTAATAGCACAGAAGACCATCTTCGGTCTAACCCTAGAACAGAAGAGGAACGACGCTGTAATCACCCCGGACTTGTTCAAGAACGTCGTGACGTGACTGACAAGAAAGCGCTGCCTGAGAACGCTGTTAGATACCTCATCGTGGCTACGATCCTGCTCAAATATACGCGAGCAATTCTGTGTGCTTCGCTAGGGACGGACAGGTTAGTAATAGCACACAAGACCATCTTCGGTCTAACCCTAGAACAGAAGAGAAACGACGCTGTAATCACCCCGGACTTGTTCAAGAACGTCGTGACCGACAAGAAGGCGCTGCCTGAGAACGCTGTTAGAGACCTCATCGTGGCTACGATCGCGCTCAAATATACGCAGAGCAATTATGTGTGCTTCGCTAGGGATGGACAGGTTAGTACAACTAAAAGTTTTAACTAAAACTTTTATGGAAGAAGTAGTAAGGTATAGCGAGCCGTCGTCTCAAGTATATTTTTGGGCGTTCTACTGAAAAATTTTGCCTACCTTAAAGAAGGTCATATTAAGTCTAAGAACTTGGTTTATTCAGTTTGtaagtacttataaaataagtacatgaAACAATTCACGTGCGGCAACGTTATTGTAATGTTGTTCTTGTTAAACAGTGAAAGATTTATATGGTGCTATTGTAACCTGTAGCTCTAAGAAAAAGGGCAACGATAAGGCTGCTAGAACTCACAAAAATGCTTTaagcctttataaggcagatggaatatatttcccacctgattttgaactttattttaaagtgataaggttcaattttgcatataCACCCTTATGCCTTATTGTTAAGCATTGACAGCAATTATTTTGAGTAGGTATCAATATTAACTTAGTCAATAACGGCGCCCAATAATTGCAAAAAGacataaatagtagattgttaaccaagggttgaaaggcacccataactgtcgaggtagtttggcgctcgaacgcagtgagagcgccaatagaccgagacggaaatggtgcctttcacccgagttaaacactctacttttcatatcgaatgcgaggaaaccaaacaagacaaggcaatttcgcaaaatcagtaattgaagtacttacccaatagacctacggccatgatttttttctttaggatttacttgcaatcggagactttacacgtggcaaaatcatttagattgcaatatttaccaaaacacacattttttaacaaactgcagtaattttaaaatgatttgttcattatataatagcaaaaagaatagatagtatagaggggtcctgtcattgtaaattttgtagtcactgtaaatttactgccatctatcgacacacgactaaaactcaaaatgaaaacgtataaagttatcaaaaaatgtatatatacagggtggaaaggcacgacgatccttcccggaagtattaggtcgtttaagtgatacagagacgattggtaatggtaagaatcgttagttgagtaaaaaaaaaattgcaaatttactactttttaactttggtgacaaccctatagcatgtgcacatcacggctatagattaaggatctccgtcgggaaagctcgggactttacacttttttccgatcgttgacagaatcgcaatgatgtatgaatgacgcataaatgtcagataaatcaaatgaatgcaaaaatattacaaacaattttattactttcttaga
Protein-coding sequences here:
- the LOC134792162 gene encoding bifunctional purine biosynthesis protein ATIC, producing MAANGKLALLSVSDKTGLVPLAKCLSEIGLGLVSTGGTASALRAAGLQVRDVADITGAPEMLGGRVKSLHPAVHGGILARLTDSDQADMKRQKFDMISVVVCNLYPFVDTVAKPDVTIADAVENIDIGGVTLLRAAAKNHDRVTILCDPSDYVSVIEELKQKKQTSLETRQKLALKAFTHTAEYDTAISDYFRKQYSAGKAQMTLRYGMNPHQKPAQVFTTRDHLPLSTINGSPGFINLCDALNAWQLVRELKQALGVPAATSFKHVSPAGAAIGLPLTEQEAAVCMVADLLPSLTPLACAYARARGADRMSSFGDFVALSDECDEVTARIISREVSDGVIAPGYSKGALELLKKKKGGSYCVLQMDPTYDPALLEQKTIFGLTLEQKRNDAVITPDLFKNVVTDKKALPENAVRDLIVATIALKYTQSNSVCFARDGQVIGIGAGQQSRIHCTRLAGGKAALWWSRAHPRVRGLKFKRGVTRAVQSNAIDNFVNGTIGTDMPLSQWESLFDGPAPALLTEQERSEWLTHLDKVALASDAFFPFRDNIDRAVQCGVEYIGSPAGSNNDAEVITACNEHKITLAHTNLRLFHH